Proteins co-encoded in one Oreochromis aureus strain Israel breed Guangdong linkage group 3, ZZ_aureus, whole genome shotgun sequence genomic window:
- the LOC116334154 gene encoding NLR family CARD domain-containing protein 3-like — MFHCFTNRKTEVVEGFLENFLNKYKNGNSITSFFKNIFKSYRFPSMDVFLTKTMEKSLESKNGHLDLFVRFLHGLCLESNQRILRGLLGQTEISPGTIQRVINNLKKMNSDEISPDRSINIFHCLMEMNDLSVHQDIQEFLKSDNRSKKELSEIHCSALAFMLQMSEEVLDEFDLQKYNTSKQGRHRLIPAVRNCRKARLTRCGLSETHCEVVASALKSNPSHLRELDMSYNNLQNSGMKLLCAGLENPNCRLETLR, encoded by the exons atgttccactgtttcaccaacaggaagacagaggtgGTAGAAGGTTTTCTAGAGAACTTcctaaacaaatacaaaaacggGAACTCAAtcacatctttttttaaaaacatattcaaGTCTTATAGGTTCCCATCAATGGATGTCTTTTTGACTAAAACCATGGAGAAATCCCTGGAGAGTAAAAATGGCCACCTGGACTtgtttgttcgcttccttcatggcctctgtCTGGAGTCCAACCAGAGAATCTTAAGaggtctgctgggtcagacagagatCAGCCCAGGGACCATCCAGAGAGTCATCAACAACCTGAAGAAGATGAACAGTGATGaaatctctcctgacagaagcatcaacatctttcactgtctgatggagatgaacgaCCTCTCAGTACATCAGGATATCCAAGAGTTCCTGAAATCAGACAACAGATCAAAGAAGGAACTTTCTGAGATCCActgctcagctctggccttcatgctgcagatgtcGGAGGAGGTTCTGGATGAGTTTGACCTGCAGAAGTACAACACATCAAAACAGGGACGACATagactgattccagctgtgaggaactgcagaaaggctcG ACTGACTCGGTGTGGACTCTCAGAGactcactgtgaagttgtggcctcagctctgaagtccaacccctcccatctgagagagctggacatgagttacAACAACCTGCAGAATTCAGGTAtgaagcttctgtgtgctggactggagaatccaaactgtcgactggagactctgaggtga